The following proteins are encoded in a genomic region of Synechococcus sp. CBW1002:
- a CDS encoding polysaccharide biosynthesis tyrosine autokinase: MTNLTSRGTSPTLSIPQGFPLVPLGESLVDNGREALNLREIFAALRRRHRLVLLTSAMVFLIAAGLSVRQRLLFPVFEGSFDLLITDPVSNENDQSSGRDLGTASTFQALALNTTSNDTPTLIEVLRSPLLLKELAERRGLSTQSLGQRISVTNGGSGTRDRSNVAQGVLRVTLRGGDPAQDQTLLEELANRYMQYSLDQRQEQLQEGLRFLDLQAPALQSTADRLQAERAAFRVRHDLIEPTAEGEAIKQEMLTLQAHGRSLEDQRNRLLKASQAIRNGTLTAQGFQEAIGAGGSGDSNGSMSSSTSSGSSGNGLSVAASSQPWLDQLQQLDQELAEARARFTPQSDRVQGLQARREGLNRKVRSSQLEAVDAALALNRQASVANQSQLAALTGTFRRQPQLIREYEELEQRLQLALDNLSGLSSTRSTFRLELAQRTVPWRVIAPARMNPVPVEPSLSKGLLQAALLAAAAGAGVGVLRDRLDHVYRSPAEVKETLQEPLLAHIPHIPLFRGVREDSHFMLEEIVPASATGSAASPSAAAAPAAKGAADSKQLGYQRFFYQEAFRNLFTSLRFLNTDQPLRSLALTSSLPAEGKSLVNVLLAKTLAELGQRVLLVDADLRKPQLHTRLGLDNLLGLSHLLTGDTADWSSLLQPVPGHDNWQVITAGRRPPDPARLLSSARMRQLITDLAASDRFDLILYDTPPVLGLADAALVAEHLDGLLLLVSLEKVDRDLPREAMARIRSAGVPLLGLVTNAVKQRSEAGSRYGYGYGRYGYGRYGYGGYDTLTAAAYYGAAASAAEGEEGEATSRSTQRAPGRSLRRVGQRLISWIDR, translated from the coding sequence ATGACCAACCTGACCTCCCGCGGCACCTCGCCCACCCTCTCCATTCCCCAGGGGTTTCCCCTGGTGCCGCTTGGTGAGAGCCTGGTAGACAATGGCCGCGAAGCCCTCAATCTCCGCGAGATCTTTGCCGCCCTGCGGCGCCGCCACCGCCTGGTGCTGCTCACCAGCGCCATGGTGTTTCTGATCGCCGCCGGCCTCTCCGTGCGGCAGCGGCTGCTGTTCCCGGTCTTCGAGGGCTCTTTCGATCTGCTGATCACCGACCCGGTCAGCAACGAGAATGATCAGTCTTCCGGCCGGGATTTGGGCACCGCCTCCACCTTTCAGGCCCTCGCCCTCAATACCACGTCCAACGACACGCCTACCCTGATCGAGGTGTTGCGCAGTCCCCTTCTCCTGAAGGAGCTGGCTGAAAGACGTGGTCTCTCCACCCAGTCTCTGGGTCAACGCATCAGCGTAACCAACGGTGGCAGCGGCACCCGCGATCGTTCCAATGTCGCCCAAGGGGTTCTCAGAGTCACTCTCAGAGGCGGTGATCCCGCCCAGGACCAGACGCTTCTGGAGGAACTGGCCAACCGTTATATGCAGTATTCCCTCGACCAACGCCAGGAGCAGCTCCAGGAAGGCCTTCGCTTTCTTGACCTCCAGGCTCCAGCCCTCCAGAGCACTGCCGATCGTCTCCAGGCCGAGCGGGCGGCCTTCCGCGTGCGCCACGACCTGATCGAACCCACCGCCGAAGGCGAGGCGATCAAGCAGGAGATGCTTACCCTTCAGGCTCACGGTCGCAGCCTCGAAGATCAACGCAACCGGCTGCTGAAGGCCAGCCAGGCCATCCGCAACGGCACCCTCACCGCCCAGGGTTTTCAGGAAGCGATCGGCGCCGGCGGCTCCGGCGATTCCAACGGCAGCATGAGCAGCAGCACCAGCAGCGGCAGTTCGGGCAATGGCCTTTCGGTTGCCGCCAGCAGCCAGCCCTGGCTCGACCAGCTCCAGCAACTCGATCAGGAGCTGGCCGAGGCCCGCGCCCGCTTCACCCCCCAGTCGGATCGAGTGCAGGGCCTCCAGGCCCGGCGCGAAGGGCTCAACCGCAAGGTGCGCAGCAGCCAGCTGGAGGCGGTGGATGCGGCCCTGGCCCTCAACCGGCAGGCCAGCGTTGCCAACCAGAGCCAGCTGGCGGCCCTCACCGGCACCTTCCGCCGCCAGCCCCAGCTGATCCGTGAGTACGAGGAACTGGAGCAGCGGCTGCAGCTCGCCCTCGACAACCTCAGCGGCCTCAGCAGCACCCGCTCCACTTTCCGGCTGGAGCTGGCCCAGCGCACCGTTCCCTGGCGGGTGATCGCTCCGGCCCGCATGAATCCGGTTCCCGTTGAGCCCTCCCTGTCCAAGGGTCTGCTGCAGGCCGCCCTGCTGGCCGCCGCCGCCGGAGCGGGCGTGGGAGTGCTGCGCGACCGCCTCGATCATGTCTACCGCAGCCCGGCCGAGGTGAAGGAGACCCTCCAGGAGCCCCTCCTGGCCCACATCCCCCACATCCCCCTGTTCCGCGGCGTGCGCGAAGACAGCCACTTCATGCTCGAGGAAATCGTTCCGGCCAGCGCCACGGGCTCCGCCGCCAGCCCATCCGCTGCAGCAGCCCCAGCCGCAAAGGGCGCCGCTGACAGCAAGCAGCTCGGCTATCAGCGCTTCTTCTACCAGGAGGCCTTCCGCAACCTCTTCACCAGCCTCCGCTTCCTCAACACCGACCAACCGCTGCGCTCCCTCGCCCTTACCAGTTCCCTGCCGGCCGAAGGCAAGAGTCTGGTGAACGTGCTGCTCGCCAAGACCCTGGCCGAGCTGGGCCAGCGGGTGCTGCTGGTGGATGCCGATCTGCGCAAGCCCCAGCTGCACACCCGCCTCGGGCTCGACAACCTGCTCGGCCTCAGCCATCTGCTCACCGGCGACACCGCCGACTGGAGCTCCCTGCTCCAACCGGTGCCGGGCCACGACAACTGGCAGGTGATCACGGCGGGCCGCCGCCCCCCCGATCCGGCTCGCCTGCTCAGCTCCGCCCGCATGCGCCAGCTGATCACAGACCTGGCCGCCTCGGATCGCTTCGATCTGATCCTTTACGACACCCCGCCGGTGCTGGGCCTGGCCGATGCCGCCCTGGTGGCGGAACATCTCGATGGCCTGCTGCTGCTGGTCAGCCTCGAGAAGGTGGATCGCGACCTTCCCCGTGAAGCGATGGCCCGCATCCGCAGTGCCGGTGTGCCGCTGCTGGGCCTGGTGACCAACGCCGTGAAGCAGCGCAGCGAGGCCGGCAGCCGCTACGGCTATGGCTACGGGCGTTACGGCTATGGGCGTTACGGCTATGGCGGCTACGACACCCTCACCGCCGCGGCCTACTACGGCGCCGCCGCGTCTGCTGCCGAAGGGGAAGAGGGGGAAGCCACCTCCAGGAGCACGCAGCGCGCCCCTGGCCGCTCCCTGCGCCGCGTCGGCCAGCGGCTAATCAGCTGGATCGATCGCTGA
- a CDS encoding polysaccharide biosynthesis/export family protein — MGHFLQFLPRPVRGIALALAIATGLSHPDSVLAQAADRLEQPAPQANLQDDAYILGPGDGLELKLFDVPDLSGPLDVLNDGTVSLPLVGSARVVGLTLSQAHQWLLTLYRAQLQRPELQLQVVRPRPLRIAVVGEVERPGVYTLTTSETSQTEGAPAAISGLPTVVDAIQKAGGITLHADLRQVALQRRLPGETPSFKRASLNLMDLLMAGDLLQNPLLFDGDTIRVPKAQEPVPESIELAATNLSPQQINVNVIGEVKSPGRIPLPANTPLVQAVLAAGGLETWRGKKSDIQLVRLNRNGTATRERFNLDLSQGASNPKNPPLRDNDTVIVSRSSLAVLSDAIGAVSTPVSGLVNVWSLFRLISDTNN; from the coding sequence ATGGGACACTTTCTGCAGTTTCTACCTCGACCCGTGCGCGGCATAGCCCTGGCTCTGGCGATCGCGACGGGCCTGAGTCATCCTGACTCGGTGCTGGCGCAGGCCGCTGATCGGCTTGAACAACCTGCCCCGCAGGCCAATCTGCAAGACGATGCCTACATCCTCGGCCCTGGCGATGGCCTGGAGCTGAAGCTGTTCGATGTGCCGGATCTGTCCGGTCCGCTCGATGTGCTCAACGACGGCACCGTGAGCCTGCCGCTGGTGGGCAGTGCGCGGGTGGTGGGGCTCACCCTGTCGCAGGCGCACCAGTGGCTGCTCACCCTGTACCGGGCCCAGCTGCAGCGGCCGGAGCTGCAGCTGCAGGTGGTGCGGCCGCGCCCCCTGCGGATTGCGGTGGTGGGTGAGGTGGAGCGGCCGGGGGTGTACACCCTCACCACCAGTGAAACCTCCCAGACCGAAGGGGCGCCGGCCGCGATCAGCGGCCTGCCCACGGTGGTGGATGCGATCCAGAAGGCCGGCGGCATCACCCTCCATGCCGACCTGCGCCAGGTGGCGCTGCAGCGGCGGCTGCCGGGGGAGACACCCAGCTTCAAGCGGGCCTCGCTGAACCTGATGGATCTGCTGATGGCCGGCGATCTGCTGCAGAACCCGCTGCTGTTTGATGGCGACACGATCCGGGTGCCGAAGGCGCAGGAGCCGGTGCCGGAATCGATCGAGCTGGCGGCCACCAACCTGTCGCCTCAGCAGATCAACGTGAATGTGATCGGTGAGGTGAAGAGCCCGGGCCGGATCCCGCTGCCGGCCAACACGCCCCTGGTGCAGGCGGTGCTGGCGGCGGGGGGGCTGGAGACCTGGCGAGGCAAGAAGAGCGACATCCAGCTGGTGCGGCTGAATCGCAACGGCACCGCCACCCGTGAGCGTTTCAACCTGGATCTGAGCCAGGGCGCCTCGAATCCGAAGAACCCGCCCCTGCGCGACAACGACACCGTGATCGTGAGCCGCAGCTCCCTGGCGGTGCTCTCCGATGCGATCGGCGCGGTGAGCACGCCGGTGTCGGGGCTGGTGAATGTGTGGAGCCTGTTCCGGCTGATCTCCGATACCAACAACTGA
- a CDS encoding dual specificity protein phosphatase: MGPITGRFRLTWALREELAIGPGPWADRHLLRLRQEGIRGVLSLCAWEELPPPAGLREQFHTRRVVLPDHRSGRWPRPEELEQALAALADLAELGPVFVHCVAARERSPLVCLAWLMRHRGLSLQQGLDYLLQVHPGTSPLPQQLRALTGLFEA; encoded by the coding sequence GTGGGGCCAATCACCGGCCGGTTTCGGCTCACCTGGGCGTTGCGCGAGGAGCTGGCGATCGGGCCGGGGCCCTGGGCGGATCGCCATCTGCTGCGGCTGCGGCAGGAGGGGATCCGTGGCGTGCTCAGCCTCTGCGCCTGGGAGGAGCTGCCGCCGCCGGCCGGGCTGCGTGAGCAGTTCCACACCCGGCGGGTGGTGCTGCCGGATCACCGCAGTGGCCGCTGGCCACGGCCGGAGGAGCTGGAGCAGGCCCTGGCGGCCCTGGCCGACCTGGCGGAGCTGGGGCCGGTGTTTGTGCACTGTGTGGCGGCCCGGGAGCGCTCGCCGCTGGTGTGTCTGGCCTGGCTGATGCGGCACAGGGGCCTGAGCCTGCAGCAGGGGCTGGATTACCTGCTGCAGGTGCACCCGGGAACCAGCCCGCTGCCGCAGCAGTTGCGGGCCCTCACCGGCCTTTTTGAGGCGTGA
- a CDS encoding transposase codes for MLKSEEQLEQEIRELLRKAEILDAQEDGRYGKGKRGSDLPEALSRREDRLERIRQARRELEAETAAAAARERQEQAAAAAKAAEEGPEQQRQECSKTADRVVEKAAAAKDLAIAKANEAGLGPPDLEPLAADQMPHRGLAHKACGTPTKGSQRNHRCAEGCAYTDPASHIMKSDGNWIQGYNCQAAVDGDYQVIVAIGVSNQPPDVEHLEPLLERTIANTAQLPKTLIADAGYWSEANAEACAARGVDPHIATGREKHGQPPAPTRGPIPKNLDAKGRMNRKLRCKKGREIYARRKTIVEPVFGQTKECRGLRRFLLRGLDNVNGEWALWCLTHNINKLFRFKAALAA; via the coding sequence ATGCTCAAATCCGAGGAGCAGTTGGAGCAGGAGATCAGGGAGCTGCTGCGCAAGGCCGAGATCCTCGACGCCCAGGAGGATGGCCGCTACGGCAAGGGCAAACGCGGCAGCGACCTGCCTGAGGCACTGAGCCGCCGAGAAGACCGGCTGGAGAGGATCCGCCAAGCTCGCCGGGAACTGGAGGCTGAAACCGCGGCTGCCGCTGCACGGGAACGGCAGGAGCAGGCGGCAGCGGCAGCGAAGGCCGCGGAAGAGGGGCCCGAGCAGCAACGGCAAGAATGCAGCAAGACAGCCGATCGCGTAGTCGAGAAGGCAGCTGCGGCAAAAGATCTGGCGATCGCCAAGGCCAACGAGGCGGGCCTGGGACCACCTGATCTTGAGCCGCTGGCCGCCGATCAGATGCCCCATCGCGGCCTGGCGCACAAGGCTTGCGGCACACCGACAAAAGGCAGCCAGCGCAATCACCGCTGCGCGGAAGGCTGCGCCTACACTGATCCAGCCAGCCACATCATGAAGAGTGATGGGAACTGGATTCAGGGCTACAACTGCCAAGCAGCCGTGGATGGGGATTACCAGGTGATCGTGGCCATCGGCGTCAGCAACCAGCCGCCTGATGTGGAGCATCTCGAACCGTTGCTTGAGCGCACCATTGCCAACACCGCTCAGCTCCCGAAAACGTTGATCGCGGATGCCGGCTACTGGAGCGAGGCCAACGCCGAGGCCTGCGCGGCACGGGGGGTCGATCCCCACATCGCGACCGGCAGGGAGAAGCACGGCCAGCCGCCAGCACCAACCCGTGGCCCCATCCCCAAAAACCTGGATGCCAAGGGCCGGATGAACCGCAAGCTGCGCTGCAAGAAAGGACGCGAGATCTACGCCAGGCGCAAGACGATCGTGGAGCCCGTCTTTGGTCAGACCAAGGAATGCCGTGGACTGCGCCGCTTTCTCCTGCGCGGCCTGGACAACGTGAACGGTGAATGGGCGCTCTGGTGCCTGACCCACAACATCAACAAGTTGTTCAGGTTCAAAGCAGCACTGGCAGCTTGA
- a CDS encoding IS110 family transposase gives MSAATAHAPEISTGHDVVVGIDTHKLTHMAVALGANGGWLGSLKLDAKRSGYQELIRWAAAFGSNPVFAVEGTGCYGAGLCRALQAAGMAVVEVNRPDRSTRRRIGKDDTIDAEAAARACIAGTASVIPKAGDALVEMIRMLKVAKDSATANRTAALNQLHAIVVTAPAALRERLQRLKRKELLESCTGLRSGEITTPQAAAKMTLRILARRIQQLDEELKETVTQLDRLTMQLCPELRNTYGVGVDISATLVVAVGDNQERMKSEASFAALCGVNPLPASSGKVVRHRLNRSGNRQANCALHRIVICRLQRHQQTREYVERRTAEGRSMKEIIRCLKRFVAREVFGILRGGPAVRTATA, from the coding sequence ATGAGCGCAGCGACAGCACATGCCCCCGAGATCAGCACTGGCCACGATGTGGTGGTCGGCATTGACACCCACAAACTCACGCACATGGCGGTGGCCCTGGGCGCCAATGGCGGCTGGCTGGGCAGCCTCAAGCTGGATGCCAAACGCAGTGGCTACCAGGAGCTGATCCGCTGGGCCGCAGCATTCGGCTCCAACCCGGTATTCGCCGTGGAGGGAACCGGTTGCTACGGCGCCGGGCTCTGCCGCGCCCTGCAGGCCGCAGGGATGGCAGTGGTAGAAGTGAACCGGCCGGATCGCTCCACGCGGCGGCGCATCGGTAAGGACGACACCATCGATGCGGAGGCCGCAGCACGGGCCTGTATCGCCGGAACGGCCAGCGTCATCCCCAAGGCGGGCGACGCTTTGGTGGAGATGATCCGCATGCTCAAGGTGGCCAAGGATTCGGCCACCGCGAACCGCACCGCAGCCCTCAATCAGCTGCACGCCATCGTGGTGACGGCGCCGGCAGCGTTGCGGGAACGGCTGCAGCGGCTCAAGAGAAAGGAGCTGCTCGAAAGCTGCACAGGCCTGCGTTCTGGCGAGATCACCACCCCTCAGGCGGCCGCCAAGATGACCCTGCGCATCCTGGCGCGCCGCATCCAGCAGCTGGATGAGGAGCTCAAGGAAACCGTCACGCAGCTGGATCGACTGACCATGCAGCTGTGCCCCGAGCTGCGGAACACCTACGGCGTGGGTGTGGACATCAGTGCCACCCTCGTTGTGGCAGTTGGCGACAACCAGGAACGGATGAAATCCGAGGCGTCATTCGCTGCCCTCTGTGGCGTCAATCCACTGCCCGCCAGTTCGGGCAAGGTGGTGCGGCACCGGCTGAACCGCAGCGGCAACCGCCAGGCCAACTGCGCCCTGCACCGCATCGTGATCTGCCGGCTGCAGCGGCATCAGCAGACCCGGGAGTACGTCGAACGACGCACGGCAGAAGGACGCTCGATGAAGGAGATCATCCGCTGCCTCAAGCGGTTCGTCGCCCGCGAGGTGTTCGGCATCCTGCGCGGCGGTCCCGCCGTTCGCACCGCAACGGCCTGA
- a CDS encoding transposase, whose product MPPSPIDWLPSDHLVFFLLELVEELDFALIMSPARQKDARGEKGYDPRMLTLLLLYAYCIGMASSRKIERACHEDAAFRVLTGNQQPDHSRISDFRRRHLGALEELFVQILRLCQKAGMVSLGQVALDGTKVKANASKHKTLLWTVKPPDAPAERHRGGSADQLSHDGREPALATPWNPSPPPASCCCGRPSTRSVGQRTVLISPSMSWLSV is encoded by the coding sequence ATGCCGCCGTCGCCAATCGACTGGCTGCCGAGCGATCACCTGGTGTTCTTCCTGCTGGAGCTGGTGGAGGAACTGGACTTTGCGCTGATCATGTCTCCCGCCCGGCAGAAGGATGCCCGCGGTGAGAAGGGGTATGACCCCAGGATGCTGACGCTGCTGTTGCTGTATGCCTACTGCATCGGCATGGCCTCGTCTCGCAAGATCGAGCGGGCCTGCCATGAGGATGCGGCTTTCCGGGTGCTGACCGGCAACCAGCAGCCGGACCACAGCCGCATCAGCGACTTCCGCCGCCGCCATCTTGGAGCCCTGGAGGAGCTGTTTGTGCAGATCCTGCGCCTGTGCCAGAAGGCCGGCATGGTGAGCCTGGGACAGGTGGCGCTGGATGGCACCAAGGTGAAGGCCAATGCCTCCAAACACAAGACACTCCTATGGACTGTCAAGCCCCCGGACGCTCCGGCTGAGCGCCATCGAGGTGGCAGTGCTGACCAGCTCAGCCACGATGGCCGTGAACCAGCGCTGGCCACGCCGTGGAACCCGTCACCACCTCCAGCGAGCTGCTGCTGTGGGAGGCCATCGACCAGGTCCGTAGGGCAGAGGACGGTCCTGATCTCTCCCTCGATGAGCTGGCTGAGTGTGTGA
- a CDS encoding AbrB/MazE/SpoVT family DNA-binding domain-containing protein, whose translation MTLRKELLAHLGVEPGQRIDVEVLPGGRLELHAEQATGTIDGFIGLLAGRSSHRASLRELQDAMTAGWAGR comes from the coding sequence GTGACCTTGCGCAAGGAGCTACTCGCCCATCTCGGCGTTGAGCCCGGCCAGCGGATTGATGTGGAGGTGCTGCCCGGTGGGCGATTGGAGCTCCATGCCGAACAGGCGACCGGCACGATCGATGGTTTTATCGGTCTGCTGGCTGGGCGCAGCAGCCATCGGGCCAGCTTGCGGGAGCTCCAGGACGCCATGACGGCTGGTTGGGCTGGCCGGTGA
- a CDS encoding type II toxin-antitoxin system VapC family toxin — translation MKITADTNVLVRALVQDDPDQASAASALLERAELVAIPLPVLCELVWVLRRMYRFSTCDCIGAIEALLASESVRTDRPAVRAGMQLMAAGGDFADGVIAYGGRQLGGQQLVTFDRDAARLLAAAGEPVLLL, via the coding sequence GTGAAGATCACGGCCGATACCAACGTCCTGGTACGCGCGCTGGTGCAGGACGATCCAGACCAAGCCAGTGCCGCGAGCGCCCTGCTGGAGCGGGCGGAATTGGTGGCGATCCCCCTCCCTGTGCTGTGCGAATTGGTGTGGGTGCTGCGGCGGATGTATCGCTTCAGCACCTGCGACTGCATCGGCGCCATCGAAGCGCTGCTGGCCAGCGAAAGTGTGCGGACTGATCGCCCAGCTGTGCGTGCCGGGATGCAGCTTATGGCGGCCGGCGGCGACTTTGCCGATGGCGTGATCGCTTACGGCGGACGCCAGCTGGGCGGCCAGCAGCTCGTCACGTTTGACCGAGACGCAGCACGGCTCCTGGCAGCAGCCGGTGAGCCGGTGCTTCTTCTTTGA
- a CDS encoding AbrB/MazE/SpoVT family DNA-binding domain-containing protein: MPSPLPLSSKGQLVIPARLRLLLGLQPGDRLALSLEQMDPALYAKP; encoded by the coding sequence TTGCCGTCACCCCTCCCGCTGTCATCCAAGGGCCAACTGGTCATTCCGGCACGGTTGCGGCTTCTGTTGGGGCTCCAGCCCGGCGACCGGCTGGCGTTGAGCCTGGAGCAGATGGACCCGGCGCTGTACGCCAAGCCATGA
- the galE gene encoding UDP-glucose 4-epimerase GalE — translation MTILVTGGAGYIGSHTVRALQRQGFSVVVLDNLVYGHADIVEILGVPLVQGQVGDRPLLDQLLSGDHPACAGEPMEAVLHFAAYAYVGESVADPARYYRNNLGDSLTLLEALLAEGQRRGEAPVPIVFSSTCATYGIPQPDQIPIRESCPQRPINPYGRSKQMVEQLLADFGEAYGLPSVIFRYFNAAGADPAGDLGEDHTPETHLIPLVLDAISGRLAELQIYGDDYPTPDGTCIRDYIHVCDLADAHVLGLQRLLADKGRHIYNLGTGTGASVQQVIDAAKATTQRGLLTQVAPRRPGDPPVLVASAEKAQIELGWRPRYPELSTILAHAWAWHQHRVWPKCVQH, via the coding sequence ATGACCATCCTGGTGACCGGCGGAGCCGGCTACATCGGCAGCCACACGGTGCGGGCCTTGCAACGGCAAGGCTTCTCCGTGGTGGTGCTCGACAACCTGGTGTACGGCCATGCCGACATCGTTGAGATCCTGGGGGTTCCCCTGGTGCAGGGCCAGGTGGGCGATCGGCCTCTGCTGGACCAGCTCCTGAGCGGAGACCATCCGGCCTGTGCTGGCGAGCCGATGGAGGCGGTGCTGCACTTTGCCGCTTACGCCTATGTGGGCGAGAGCGTGGCGGATCCGGCCAGGTATTACCGCAACAACCTGGGCGATTCACTCACTTTGCTGGAGGCTCTGCTGGCGGAGGGTCAGCGCCGTGGTGAGGCGCCGGTGCCGATTGTTTTTTCGAGCACCTGTGCCACCTACGGCATCCCGCAGCCCGACCAGATCCCGATTCGGGAGAGTTGCCCGCAGCGGCCGATCAACCCCTATGGCCGCAGCAAGCAGATGGTGGAGCAGCTGCTGGCGGATTTCGGCGAGGCCTACGGGCTGCCGAGCGTGATCTTCCGTTATTTCAATGCCGCCGGCGCCGATCCGGCCGGTGATCTGGGCGAAGACCATACGCCCGAAACCCACTTGATCCCGCTGGTGCTGGATGCGATCAGCGGCCGCCTCGCTGAGCTGCAGATCTATGGAGACGACTACCCCACCCCGGATGGCACCTGCATCCGTGATTACATCCATGTGTGTGATCTCGCCGATGCCCACGTTCTGGGGCTGCAACGGCTTCTGGCAGACAAGGGGCGGCACATCTACAACCTGGGCACTGGCACGGGTGCCTCGGTGCAGCAGGTGATTGATGCCGCGAAGGCCACCACCCAGCGGGGGCTGCTGACCCAGGTGGCACCACGCCGCCCCGGCGATCCACCTGTGCTGGTGGCGTCAGCTGAAAAAGCACAGATCGAGCTGGGC